In Jeotgalibaca arthritidis, a single genomic region encodes these proteins:
- a CDS encoding restriction endonuclease subunit S, with translation MSKNKKMIVPKLRFFQFKNHPAWSIDKLGNLAVAINERAGTKKYILMSVTSGVGLVPQVEKFGREIAGSSYKNYYVIKENDFAYNKSATKQFPEGYISMLTGYKEAALPNSIFTCFRIANRGCDLKFFDHLFQNNYHGSWLRKYIEVGGRAHGALSFNIKHLWDMPIALPRFEEQQKIADCLTSLDELIATEDKKLSTLREHKKGLMQKLFPTEGEALPEWRFPEFRSTGEWNYSEMDKEATIVMGSSPKSEFYNENNNGLPLIQGNADIKNRVSAPRIFTSQLTQECQIGDILISVRAPAGTVAMSIHHACIGRGIAAIRANKNNSQEFIYQWLFSFESQWHKVSQGGTFDAINSSDIRKLKIRLPFKHEQQKIANCLSSIDELIDAQIEKIETLKTHKAGLMQGLFLSIEEVGE, from the coding sequence ATGAGTAAGAATAAAAAAATGATAGTTCCAAAATTAAGATTTTTTCAATTCAAAAATCACCCTGCATGGAGCATTGATAAATTAGGCAACTTAGCAGTTGCTATAAATGAACGTGCAGGCACAAAGAAATACATTCTTATGAGTGTTACTTCAGGCGTAGGGTTAGTACCCCAAGTCGAAAAATTTGGCAGGGAAATTGCTGGGAGTTCATATAAAAATTATTATGTAATAAAGGAAAATGACTTTGCTTATAATAAAAGTGCTACAAAGCAATTTCCAGAAGGTTATATTTCGATGCTTACGGGGTATAAAGAAGCTGCATTACCCAATAGCATTTTTACTTGTTTTCGTATTGCAAATAGGGGATGCGATTTAAAGTTTTTTGATCATCTTTTTCAAAATAACTATCATGGTTCTTGGTTGCGAAAATATATTGAGGTTGGTGGTCGTGCCCATGGTGCATTAAGCTTTAACATTAAACATTTGTGGGATATGCCTATTGCATTACCAAGATTTGAAGAACAGCAAAAAATAGCAGACTGTCTAACTTCCCTTGATGAGCTTATAGCTACTGAGGATAAAAAGTTATCGACTCTTAGAGAACATAAAAAAGGCTTAATGCAAAAGCTTTTCCCAACTGAAGGCGAAGCTTTACCTGAATGGAGATTTCCGGAGTTTAGGAGCACTGGGGAATGGAATTATAGTGAAATGGATAAAGAAGCAACGATTGTAATGGGATCTTCTCCTAAGTCTGAATTTTATAACGAAAATAATAATGGTTTACCTTTAATACAAGGTAATGCAGATATAAAAAATCGTGTGTCAGCTCCAAGAATTTTTACATCGCAATTAACTCAAGAGTGTCAAATAGGTGACATCCTTATTAGTGTCCGAGCTCCTGCTGGAACTGTTGCAATGTCCATACATCACGCTTGTATTGGTCGGGGAATAGCAGCTATTAGAGCAAATAAGAATAATTCACAGGAGTTCATTTATCAATGGTTATTTTCTTTTGAATCTCAATGGCATAAAGTATCACAAGGTGGAACTTTTGATGCAATTAATAGTAGTGACATAAGGAAATTAAAAATAAGACTGCCCTTTAAACATGAACAACAAAAAATAGCGAATTGTCTTTCTAGCATAGACGAGCTCATTGACGCACAGATAGAGAAAATTGAAACTTTGAAAACCCATAAAGCAGGATTAATGCAAGGACTATTTCTTTCTATAGAGGAGGTGGGAGAATGA
- a CDS encoding type I restriction endonuclease subunit R has translation MKSEKQIELEFIQKLQDLKYTYREDIRDKSSLEVNFRRHFERLNRVKLSDSEFARLKDSIITADVFAAAKTLREINTFKRDDDTPLQYTLVNIKDWCKNEFEIINQLRINTDNSNHRYDVIILINGIPVVQVELKTLHITPKKAMEQIVDYKNDQGNGYSNSLLCFMQLFIVSNETKTYYFANNHKEHFCFNADERFLPIYEFADKDNRKITNLYEFADRFLQKCTLGQLISRYMVLVVSEQKMMIMRPYQIYAVKEIMNCIDQNRGNGYIWHTTGSGKTLTSFKASTLLKDNPEIEKCLFVVDRKDLDRQTRLEFNKFQEGCVEENTNTESLVRRLTSDDYKDKVIVTTIQKLGLALDDNSKRNRDKKKRGVLTFKERLEKLSGKRMAIIFDECHRSQFGDNHDAIKTFFPKAQLFGFTGTPIFEANSTFKQVDGTVGSYRTTKDVFQQELHSYTITNAIDDGNVLRFHIDYFKPEDQKIAAKISSKEYKQAVVEAILSKHDAATYNRRYNAIFATASINDAIEYFGLFKELQEERKKNEDDFIPLNIACVFSPPAEGNKDVKQLQEDLVQEKTDNEHEPDKKKEALKDIIDDYSIKYNTTHSINEFDLYYQDVQKRIKDQQYTNADYPHKNKIDIIIVVDMLLTGFDSKYLNTLYVDKNLKQHGLIQAFSRTNRVLNPTKPYGNIIDFRGHENEVNDAITLFSGKENSEKVKEIWLVDPAPTVVKKLDKAISELGKFMESQGLECKPEEVSNLKGDIARARFIEKFKEVQRFKTQLDQYTDIKEEQTEKIKELMPEDTLRAFRGAYIETALRLKEQQVKNIMDKSPELKEIDFEFVLFSSAIIDYDYIMSLISKYTQSDVPKKEKMTKKELIDLIASTSNLMEERRDIEEYIEELDKYIKTFEGGKGLDEIEIREGYQKFKAQKSSKELEEVANKHGIELKYLEFFVDGIMGRMIFDGEKLNDLLEPLGLGWRERTKKELELMDDLIPLLKKIANGREIVGLKAYE, from the coding sequence ATGAAGTCAGAAAAGCAAATTGAATTGGAATTTATTCAAAAACTACAAGACTTAAAATATACATATCGAGAAGATATTCGAGATAAATCTTCTCTTGAAGTTAATTTTAGAAGACATTTTGAAAGATTGAATCGTGTTAAATTAAGTGATTCTGAATTTGCCCGATTAAAGGATAGTATTATCACAGCGGATGTGTTCGCTGCTGCTAAAACATTACGAGAAATCAATACTTTTAAGCGTGATGATGACACACCCTTGCAATATACTCTGGTAAATATTAAAGACTGGTGTAAAAACGAATTTGAAATAATAAATCAGTTACGTATAAACACAGACAATAGTAACCATAGATATGATGTAATTATTCTTATTAATGGGATTCCTGTTGTTCAGGTTGAATTAAAGACACTCCACATCACACCTAAAAAGGCAATGGAACAAATTGTAGATTATAAAAACGATCAAGGAAATGGTTACAGCAATTCGCTTCTTTGTTTTATGCAACTTTTTATTGTTAGCAATGAAACAAAGACATACTACTTTGCAAATAATCACAAGGAACATTTTTGCTTTAATGCAGATGAAAGATTTTTACCAATCTATGAATTTGCTGATAAGGATAACAGAAAGATAACCAATTTGTACGAATTTGCAGATAGATTTTTACAAAAATGCACCCTGGGGCAATTAATTAGTAGATATATGGTTTTAGTAGTAAGTGAGCAAAAGATGATGATTATGCGGCCTTACCAGATTTATGCTGTTAAGGAAATTATGAATTGTATAGACCAAAATCGTGGTAACGGATATATTTGGCATACAACTGGAAGTGGAAAAACACTCACTTCTTTTAAGGCATCAACACTTTTGAAAGATAACCCCGAAATAGAAAAATGTTTATTCGTTGTGGACAGAAAAGACCTTGATAGGCAAACACGCTTAGAGTTTAATAAATTTCAAGAAGGATGCGTTGAGGAAAATACAAATACTGAAAGTTTAGTCAGGCGTCTTACATCTGATGATTACAAAGATAAGGTGATTGTTACCACCATCCAAAAGCTTGGACTTGCTCTTGATGATAACAGCAAGCGTAATAGGGATAAAAAGAAAAGAGGTGTACTTACTTTTAAAGAAAGGTTAGAGAAACTTAGTGGTAAGAGAATGGCCATTATTTTTGATGAATGCCATCGCTCTCAGTTTGGTGATAACCACGATGCAATAAAGACCTTTTTCCCGAAAGCACAGCTATTCGGTTTTACTGGGACACCGATTTTTGAAGCAAACTCAACATTTAAGCAAGTAGATGGTACTGTAGGCTCTTATAGAACGACAAAGGATGTTTTTCAGCAAGAACTTCATTCCTATACCATAACAAATGCGATTGATGATGGAAATGTACTACGCTTTCATATTGATTATTTTAAACCAGAAGATCAAAAAATAGCTGCAAAAATATCCTCAAAGGAATATAAACAGGCAGTTGTTGAAGCGATTTTATCAAAACATGATGCAGCAACCTATAACAGACGGTATAATGCAATTTTTGCTACAGCTTCAATCAATGATGCAATTGAATATTTCGGATTATTTAAGGAATTACAAGAAGAACGCAAAAAAAATGAAGATGACTTTATTCCACTGAATATTGCGTGTGTGTTTTCTCCACCAGCAGAGGGAAATAAAGATGTGAAACAGCTTCAAGAAGATCTTGTTCAAGAAAAAACTGATAATGAGCATGAGCCAGATAAGAAAAAGGAAGCACTTAAAGATATTATTGATGATTATAGCATTAAATATAATACTACCCACAGCATAAATGAATTTGACTTGTATTATCAGGATGTGCAAAAGCGTATTAAAGACCAACAATATACAAATGCAGATTATCCACATAAAAACAAGATTGATATAATTATTGTTGTAGATATGCTATTAACAGGTTTTGATTCAAAGTATTTAAATACATTGTATGTGGATAAAAACTTAAAACAACATGGCTTAATTCAGGCCTTTTCAAGAACAAATCGTGTTTTAAATCCAACAAAGCCTTATGGTAATATCATTGATTTTAGAGGACATGAAAATGAGGTCAATGATGCTATCACACTTTTTTCTGGCAAGGAAAACAGCGAGAAAGTAAAGGAAATTTGGCTGGTTGATCCAGCTCCTACTGTGGTTAAAAAGTTGGATAAAGCTATTTCAGAGCTTGGGAAATTTATGGAATCACAGGGATTGGAGTGTAAACCAGAAGAAGTAAGCAACTTAAAGGGAGATATAGCACGTGCACGATTTATAGAGAAATTTAAAGAGGTGCAAAGATTTAAGACTCAGCTTGACCAATATACCGATATAAAAGAAGAACAAACTGAAAAAATTAAGGAATTGATGCCAGAGGATACTTTGCGTGCATTCCGCGGAGCTTATATTGAAACTGCTTTAAGGTTAAAGGAGCAACAAGTCAAGAATATTATGGATAAATCACCAGAGCTCAAAGAGATCGATTTTGAGTTTGTTCTCTTCTCTTCTGCCATTATTGATTATGATTATATCATGTCATTGATTTCAAAGTACACACAATCCGATGTACCTAAAAAAGAAAAAATGACTAAGAAAGAATTAATAGATCTTATTGCCTCTACATCCAACTTGATGGAAGAAAGAAGGGATATTGAAGAATATATTGAAGAACTTGATAAGTATATTAAAACGTTTGAAGGTGGTAAGGGCTTAGATGAGATAGAGATAAGAGAGGGTTATCAAAAGTTTAAAGCACAAAAATCATCAAAGGAATTAGAAGAAGTAGCAAATAAACATGGTATTGAACTAAAATATTTGGAATTTTTTGTTGACGGAATAATGGGTCGCATGATTTTTGATGGTGAAAAATTAAATGACTTATTAGAACCTCTTGGTCTAGGTTGGAGAGAAAGAACTAAGAAAGAACTAGAGCTAATGGATGATTTAATTCCGTTGCTTAAGAAAATAGCAAATGGACGTGAGATTGTGGGGTTGAAAGCATATGAGTAA